One Corallococcus macrosporus DNA window includes the following coding sequences:
- a CDS encoding MFS transporter: MRGHGKRIPVSAALRRRLVQSFASLATGVPLFRPGASLPGSSAPLLGAPPPPDGRQGPPLHKRLRASLRVSVVEGMFAEVFTACAGPTVLTAWAIALKLGPFLVGVMTALPFFAQFVQFPAAWLTLCFGHRRVALTAVCLSRLALLPMALIPWLGLSLEGQQHLLLAVAGASALLAVVGNNAWVAWMGELVPSAVRGRFFGKRTALTTLMGTAASLTAGLLMDRLKGLDGVGLALPLLALAACVMGVVTTLMMAAQHDPAPPGSAPKLELKAALLPWKDDGARRVLLYQVAWNAAVGVSAPFFALHSLQNLKMTFVIMALHAAAVAGVRVLTAPLWGRAIDRLGAQPVLMCCSLGISAIPMLWLLPSAGTLWPLLFDVLLAGSLWSGHGLAIFALPLTVAPRRGRPFYLAAFATAGGLAYAAAAALGGALAAQVPQQFMLGGHLWVNLHVLFVVSSVARLGAAFLAARVNEPGAATTRTVAQVVERFLPRPRAVTAGSRAPSPPRAPTGA, from the coding sequence CCATGGGAAACGAATCCCAGTGTCCGCCGCCCTCCGCCGTCGCCTCGTCCAGAGCTTCGCTTCCCTCGCCACCGGCGTCCCCCTCTTCCGCCCTGGCGCCTCACTGCCCGGCTCGTCCGCGCCCCTGCTGGGAGCCCCCCCTCCCCCGGACGGTCGCCAGGGCCCGCCCCTCCACAAGCGGCTCCGCGCGTCCCTGCGGGTGTCCGTCGTGGAGGGGATGTTCGCGGAGGTGTTCACCGCGTGCGCGGGTCCCACCGTCCTCACCGCGTGGGCCATCGCGCTGAAGCTGGGGCCCTTCCTCGTGGGCGTGATGACGGCGCTGCCGTTCTTCGCGCAGTTCGTGCAGTTCCCCGCCGCGTGGCTCACCCTGTGTTTCGGCCACCGGCGCGTGGCGCTGACGGCGGTGTGCCTGTCGCGGCTCGCGCTCCTGCCCATGGCCCTGATTCCGTGGCTGGGCCTGTCGCTGGAGGGGCAGCAGCACCTGCTGCTCGCCGTGGCGGGGGCCTCCGCGCTGCTGGCCGTGGTGGGCAACAACGCCTGGGTGGCGTGGATGGGGGAGCTGGTCCCCAGCGCCGTGCGGGGCCGCTTCTTCGGCAAGCGCACCGCGCTCACCACGCTGATGGGCACCGCCGCGTCGCTCACCGCGGGCCTGCTGATGGACCGGCTCAAGGGGCTGGACGGGGTGGGCCTGGCGCTGCCGCTGCTGGCGCTCGCCGCGTGCGTCATGGGCGTCGTCACCACGCTGATGATGGCCGCGCAGCATGACCCCGCGCCCCCGGGCAGCGCGCCGAAGCTGGAGCTCAAGGCGGCGCTCCTGCCGTGGAAGGACGACGGCGCGCGCCGGGTGCTGCTGTATCAGGTGGCGTGGAACGCGGCGGTGGGCGTGTCCGCGCCCTTCTTCGCGCTGCACAGCCTGCAGAACCTCAAGATGACCTTCGTCATCATGGCGCTGCACGCGGCGGCGGTGGCGGGGGTGCGCGTGCTGACGGCGCCCCTGTGGGGCCGCGCCATCGACCGGCTGGGCGCACAGCCCGTGCTGATGTGCTGCTCGCTGGGCATCAGCGCCATCCCCATGCTGTGGCTCTTGCCCTCGGCGGGGACGCTCTGGCCGCTCTTGTTCGACGTGCTCCTGGCGGGCTCGCTGTGGAGCGGCCACGGCCTGGCCATCTTCGCGCTGCCCCTCACGGTGGCGCCGCGCCGGGGCCGGCCCTTCTACCTGGCGGCGTTCGCCACCGCGGGCGGGCTGGCCTACGCGGCGGCCGCGGCCCTGGGCGGGGCGCTGGCGGCGCAGGTGCCCCAGCAGTTCATGCTGGGCGGCCACCTGTGGGTGAACCTGCACGTGCTCTTCGTCGTGTCGTCGGTGGCGCGGCTGGGCGCCGCCTTCCTCGCGGCCCGGGTGAACGAACCCGGCGCCGCCACCACGCGCACCGTGGCCCAGGTGGTGGAGCGGTTCCTGCCCCGCCCCCGCGCGGTTACAGCCGGTAGTCGCGCACCATCGCCGCCACGCGCTCCGACAGGAGCTTGA
- a CDS encoding methyl-accepting chemotaxis protein has translation MRLSLSQKLTLAPLLVALFFTALFFGYLIPRVSAAFEAQGRDVGGALPAALAATLPAAMPGGQTESLQSVLDQVARHHQVAYLAVFDGSGQLRAVAGEYAPAMRELRDRLARAQGEATFYVRDAELLDVSSRFANGAGSVHVGFNRTAARAQVKAITTGVSVVMLLALAAFVAVCIMLARRVAAPLVQLTEAAQRIAEHGDLRETVRVEGTDEVAQLSKAFSLMTSKVKDLLQQLQASSDLLRGSVDHLNDSAGRQNEMVSRHAAALQETQVTAQEIRQTSVVASRAAETVIDVAERAEVLGKTGEIAITESIEGMVALRAQVEQIAERIMALGERTEQISGITETVKDLADQSHLLAVNAAIEAARSGEHGKGFAVVAREIRGLADQSIRATNQVRGILADISTAIFATVEITAAGTQRMETGLAQVRTSGDTLRQLSSIVRDSVVSARQISNTVNQQATGIEQIFTAVNELNTVMGDTVKRISTTSESAVSLKLLSERVAAMVRDYRL, from the coding sequence ATGCGACTCTCCCTGTCCCAGAAGCTCACGTTGGCGCCGCTGCTCGTGGCGCTGTTCTTCACGGCCCTCTTCTTCGGCTACCTCATCCCGCGCGTCAGCGCCGCCTTCGAGGCGCAGGGACGGGACGTCGGCGGGGCGCTGCCCGCGGCGCTGGCGGCCACGCTGCCCGCGGCGATGCCGGGGGGCCAGACGGAGTCGCTCCAGTCGGTGCTGGACCAGGTGGCGCGCCACCACCAGGTGGCCTACCTGGCCGTCTTCGACGGGTCCGGTCAGCTGCGCGCGGTGGCGGGCGAGTACGCCCCGGCGATGCGCGAGCTGCGCGACCGGCTGGCGCGCGCGCAGGGTGAGGCCACGTTCTACGTGCGGGACGCGGAGCTGCTGGACGTGAGCTCACGCTTCGCGAACGGGGCGGGCAGCGTGCACGTGGGCTTCAACCGCACGGCGGCGCGCGCGCAGGTGAAGGCCATCACCACGGGGGTGAGCGTGGTGATGCTGCTGGCGCTCGCGGCGTTCGTGGCGGTGTGCATCATGCTGGCGCGCCGGGTGGCGGCGCCGCTGGTGCAGCTGACGGAGGCCGCCCAGCGCATCGCGGAGCACGGCGACCTGCGCGAGACGGTCCGCGTGGAGGGCACGGACGAGGTGGCCCAGCTGTCGAAGGCCTTCTCGCTGATGACGTCGAAGGTGAAGGACCTGCTGCAGCAGCTTCAGGCGTCGTCGGACCTCTTGCGCGGCTCGGTGGACCACCTGAACGACTCCGCGGGCCGGCAGAACGAGATGGTGTCCCGCCACGCCGCCGCGCTGCAGGAGACGCAGGTGACGGCGCAGGAGATCCGCCAGACGTCCGTGGTGGCGTCCCGCGCGGCGGAGACGGTCATCGACGTGGCGGAGCGCGCGGAGGTGCTGGGCAAGACGGGCGAGATCGCCATCACGGAGAGCATCGAGGGCATGGTGGCCCTGCGCGCCCAGGTGGAGCAGATCGCCGAGCGCATCATGGCGCTGGGCGAGCGCACCGAGCAGATCTCCGGCATCACGGAGACGGTGAAGGACCTGGCGGACCAGTCCCACCTGCTGGCGGTGAACGCGGCCATCGAGGCGGCGCGCTCCGGGGAGCACGGCAAGGGCTTCGCGGTGGTGGCCCGGGAGATCCGCGGCCTGGCGGACCAGTCCATCCGCGCGACGAACCAGGTGCGCGGCATCCTGGCGGACATCAGCACCGCCATCTTCGCCACGGTCGAAATCACCGCCGCGGGCACGCAGCGCATGGAGACGGGCCTGGCCCAGGTGCGCACGTCCGGGGACACACTGCGCCAGCTGTCCTCCATCGTGCGCGACAGCGTGGTGTCCGCCCGTCAGATCTCCAATACGGTGAACCAGCAGGCCACCGGCATCGAGCAGATCTTCACCGCCGTGAACGAGCTCAACACGGTGATGGGCGACACGGTGAAGCGCATCTCCACCACCAGCGAGTCCGCCGTGTCGCTCAAGCTCCTGTCGGAGCGCGTGGCGGCGATGGTGCGCGACTACCGGCTGTAA
- a CDS encoding dienelactone hydrolase family protein — MNDNSTWIPVDGSDPIRAWVRRPASGTGPGLLLLMVEAFEGNAHLKLMAERFSEEGYVVVVPDLASRGEPEEMDLKPVVAWTRSLPEVVGLRGKKQVGALGYGLGGTLAAQLAVHAHVDCAVAFCAPGMEDVLVQGGENAAPVVLHYAEWDGFVPPAAVARVKQHVGVDVELYVYQGVRHGFFREGSPAYHRPSQMTAHTRTLALLKRVMGPRYDLAALWDKHTELEFAARDADATMKTMVSHPYVNSVPVMTGGVGAEYLHRFYANHFVNANPKDTKMTLLSRTVGADRVVDEFIFSFTHDIEMDWMLPGIPPTGKYVEAAFVAVVNFRGDKLYHEHIYWDQASVLVQLGLIDRKGLPVTGGEAARKLLDETLPSNTLMEKWDESAPSNLKAG, encoded by the coding sequence ATGAACGACAACTCGACGTGGATTCCCGTGGATGGAAGCGACCCGATTCGTGCGTGGGTGCGACGCCCCGCCTCTGGGACGGGTCCCGGCCTGCTGCTGCTGATGGTGGAGGCGTTCGAGGGAAACGCCCACCTGAAGCTGATGGCCGAGCGATTCAGTGAAGAGGGCTACGTGGTGGTGGTGCCGGACCTCGCCTCCCGGGGTGAGCCGGAGGAGATGGACCTCAAGCCGGTGGTGGCGTGGACGCGCTCGCTGCCGGAGGTGGTGGGGCTGCGGGGCAAGAAGCAGGTCGGCGCGCTGGGCTATGGCCTGGGCGGGACGCTGGCCGCGCAGCTGGCGGTGCACGCGCACGTGGACTGCGCGGTGGCCTTCTGCGCGCCGGGCATGGAGGACGTGCTCGTGCAGGGCGGTGAGAACGCGGCGCCCGTGGTGCTCCACTACGCGGAGTGGGACGGCTTCGTGCCGCCGGCCGCGGTGGCGCGGGTGAAGCAGCACGTGGGCGTCGACGTGGAGCTCTACGTGTACCAGGGCGTGCGTCACGGCTTCTTCCGCGAGGGGTCCCCGGCCTACCACCGGCCCTCGCAGATGACGGCGCACACGCGCACGCTCGCGCTGCTCAAGCGGGTGATGGGGCCGCGCTACGACCTGGCCGCGCTGTGGGACAAGCACACGGAGCTGGAGTTCGCCGCGCGGGACGCGGACGCGACCATGAAGACCATGGTGTCGCACCCGTACGTCAACAGCGTGCCGGTGATGACGGGCGGTGTGGGCGCGGAGTACCTGCACCGCTTCTACGCGAACCACTTCGTGAACGCGAACCCCAAGGACACGAAGATGACCCTGCTGTCCCGCACCGTGGGTGCGGACCGCGTGGTGGACGAGTTCATCTTCAGCTTCACCCACGACATCGAGATGGACTGGATGCTCCCGGGCATCCCGCCCACCGGGAAGTACGTGGAGGCGGCCTTCGTGGCGGTGGTGAACTTCCGCGGCGACAAGCTCTACCACGAGCACATCTACTGGGATCAGGCGTCGGTGCTGGTGCAACTGGGCCTCATCGACCGCAAGGGCCTGCCCGTCACCGGCGGTGAGGCCGCGCGCAAGCTGCTGGATGAGACCCTCCCGTCCAACACCCTGATGGAGAAGTGGGACGAGAGCGCCCCCTCCAACCTCAAGGCCGGCTGA
- a CDS encoding hybrid sensor histidine kinase/response regulator: MKPSVARTPVLTAVSDEPRLPPVADEARARILLVDDVPANLLALEGILEPLGQHLVSVRSGDEALKALLLDEYACVLMDVQMPGLDGLETARLIRTRERTKHLPILFITALSREAAYVTRGYEYGAVDYLLKPVDPDILRAKVSVFVELYLRGEKLRRQALELAERRRVEEELQRATELEQQLVGIVGHDIRTPLAAILTTANAQLSREVLPDAQRKAFERVARGGERIQRIVDQLLDFTRARVGGGIPVVPGAGDLNELCRKVTDELRAARPERAIHCDFAHDSLPGVWDLDRLAQVVANLLDNALKYSPSDTPVRLRTYEQGVDTVYLEVQNAGAPIPAHVLPTLFQPFRRGDGPGQRESLGLGLYIARSIVEAHGGTLRVESAPEVGTVFSLCLPRQALADGRAHSPCGSFAAPMTA, translated from the coding sequence TTGAAGCCCTCCGTTGCCAGGACGCCCGTGCTCACCGCCGTCTCCGACGAGCCCCGCCTCCCTCCCGTCGCCGATGAGGCTCGCGCCCGCATCCTGCTGGTGGATGACGTCCCCGCGAACCTGCTCGCCCTGGAGGGCATCCTGGAGCCTTTGGGCCAGCACCTGGTGTCCGTGCGCTCCGGCGACGAGGCGCTGAAGGCGCTGCTGTTGGACGAGTACGCGTGCGTGCTGATGGACGTGCAGATGCCGGGGCTGGACGGGCTGGAGACGGCGCGGCTCATCCGCACCCGCGAGCGCACGAAGCACCTGCCCATCCTCTTCATCACCGCGCTCAGCCGCGAGGCGGCCTACGTCACCCGCGGCTACGAGTACGGCGCGGTGGACTACCTGCTCAAGCCCGTGGATCCGGACATCCTGCGCGCCAAGGTGTCGGTGTTCGTGGAGCTGTACCTGCGCGGGGAGAAGCTGCGGCGGCAGGCGCTGGAGCTGGCGGAGCGCCGGCGCGTGGAGGAGGAGCTGCAGCGCGCGACGGAGCTGGAGCAGCAGCTGGTGGGAATCGTGGGACACGACATCCGCACGCCGCTGGCGGCCATCCTCACCACCGCCAACGCCCAGCTGTCCCGCGAGGTGCTGCCGGACGCGCAGCGCAAGGCGTTCGAGCGTGTGGCGCGGGGCGGGGAGCGCATCCAGCGCATCGTGGATCAGCTGCTGGACTTCACCCGCGCGCGCGTGGGCGGCGGCATCCCGGTGGTGCCGGGCGCTGGCGACCTCAACGAGCTGTGCCGCAAGGTCACGGACGAGCTGCGCGCGGCGAGGCCCGAGCGCGCCATCCACTGCGACTTCGCCCACGACAGCCTCCCGGGCGTCTGGGACCTGGACCGGCTGGCGCAGGTGGTGGCCAACCTGCTGGACAACGCGCTCAAGTACAGCCCGAGCGACACCCCCGTGCGCCTGCGCACGTACGAGCAGGGCGTGGACACCGTCTACCTGGAGGTCCAGAACGCCGGGGCCCCCATCCCCGCGCACGTGCTGCCCACGCTCTTCCAGCCCTTCCGCCGCGGCGACGGTCCGGGGCAGCGCGAGAGCCTGGGCCTGGGCCTCTACATCGCGCGCAGCATCGTGGAGGCTCACGGCGGCACCCTCCGGGTGGAATCAGCCCCGGAGGTGGGTACGGTTTTCTCCCTCTGCCTGCCACGTCAGGCTTTGGCGGACGGGCGCGCGCATTCTCCCTGTGGAAGCTTCGCTGCACCGATGACGGCCTGA
- a CDS encoding ornithine cyclodeaminase family protein — protein sequence MTHPAPLTLLLGPPDLRALVEGVGLDVLMDELIQALTVALRELDESVLQVPKREGFQVVSQPRPSGVIGWMPALRRGDSLTVRVASSLPGNRGDSGLPTLVASHSVYDVKTGHLVAVMDGVFATALRTGAASAVASRYLASPDSRVLGLVGCGAQAVSQLHALSRVFRLEQVLVHDIDADAARSFVRRVAFLGLDVRPTLLPDLEQRADILCTATTVAPGAGAVISGHALQPHAHVNAVGSDQPGKAELPLALLRRSLVVPDFPAQARLEGECQQLHPDQIGPDLATVVQQPEEFQGWRERNTVFDSTGHALEDHVVTRLLLEHARRMGLGTLVALESLGGDPQDPYSLVHGEAGARSEPPRRAAGS from the coding sequence ATGACTCACCCGGCTCCTCTCACCCTGCTGCTTGGCCCTCCTGACCTGCGCGCGCTCGTGGAGGGCGTGGGTCTGGACGTCCTGATGGACGAACTCATCCAGGCGCTCACCGTGGCGCTGCGGGAGCTGGACGAATCCGTCCTGCAGGTCCCCAAGCGGGAGGGCTTCCAGGTGGTGAGCCAGCCGCGCCCGTCCGGGGTGATTGGCTGGATGCCGGCCCTGCGGCGCGGGGACAGCCTGACGGTGCGGGTGGCGTCCTCCCTGCCTGGCAACCGGGGGGACTCGGGACTGCCCACGCTGGTCGCGTCCCACAGCGTCTACGACGTGAAGACGGGCCACCTGGTGGCGGTGATGGACGGCGTGTTCGCCACGGCGCTGCGCACCGGGGCCGCGTCGGCGGTGGCCAGCCGCTACCTGGCGTCTCCGGACAGCCGGGTGCTGGGGCTGGTGGGCTGCGGCGCGCAGGCCGTGTCGCAGCTGCACGCGCTCAGCCGCGTGTTCCGGCTGGAGCAGGTGCTGGTGCACGACATCGACGCGGACGCGGCGCGCTCCTTCGTGCGGCGCGTGGCGTTCCTGGGGCTGGACGTGAGGCCCACGCTGCTGCCGGACCTGGAGCAGCGCGCGGACATCCTCTGCACCGCCACCACCGTCGCCCCGGGGGCCGGGGCCGTCATCTCCGGCCACGCGCTCCAGCCGCACGCGCACGTCAACGCGGTGGGCTCGGATCAGCCGGGCAAGGCGGAGCTGCCCCTGGCGCTGCTGCGCCGCAGCCTCGTCGTGCCGGACTTCCCCGCCCAGGCGCGCCTGGAGGGCGAGTGCCAGCAGCTCCACCCGGATCAGATTGGCCCGGACCTGGCCACCGTGGTGCAGCAGCCGGAGGAGTTCCAGGGCTGGCGCGAGCGCAACACGGTGTTCGACTCCACCGGCCACGCGCTGGAGGACCACGTGGTGACGCGCCTGCTGTTGGAGCACGCGCGGCGCATGGGCCTGGGCACCCTGGTGGCGCTGGAGTCGCTGGGCGGGGATCCGCAGGACCCGTACAGCCTGGTGCACGGTGAGGCCGGCGCACGCTCCGAGCCGCCGCGCCGCGCCGCGGGAAGCTGA
- a CDS encoding peptidoglycan recognition protein family protein, with the protein MTVRTTAPRASTAAPVSTGKAPSANAVAPRVAAASTALTAPPAGLGKGDSGAKVKQLQQGLVKLGYLTQAQMNTGTGSFGPATEAAVKKFQGDHKVPTTGYYGEQTAAALKKALAKATTPPPTQPGKFTKPAVISAPSPNSDSRNGADIDTIVLHHTGSNKGSADMAWMRNPDSKVSAHYMLDRDGKIYQLVGDSKRAWHAGNSELHGKPTDVNARSIGIEIVNDGSGKTAFTDAQYKALTQLVGYLKQEYKVPANNIVGHKDVAVPKGRKDDPASNFDWSRLRKGIGG; encoded by the coding sequence ATGACTGTTCGCACCACGGCCCCCCGCGCCTCCACCGCCGCGCCCGTGAGCACCGGCAAGGCCCCCAGCGCCAACGCCGTCGCCCCGCGCGTGGCGGCCGCGTCCACCGCCCTCACGGCGCCGCCCGCCGGCCTGGGCAAGGGCGACTCGGGAGCCAAGGTGAAGCAGCTGCAGCAGGGCCTGGTGAAGCTGGGCTACCTGACGCAGGCGCAGATGAACACGGGCACGGGCAGCTTCGGGCCCGCCACCGAGGCGGCGGTGAAGAAGTTCCAGGGCGACCACAAGGTGCCCACCACCGGCTACTACGGGGAGCAGACGGCGGCGGCGCTGAAGAAGGCGCTCGCGAAGGCGACGACGCCTCCGCCCACGCAGCCCGGGAAGTTCACCAAGCCCGCGGTCATCAGCGCGCCCTCGCCCAACAGCGACTCGCGCAACGGCGCGGACATCGACACCATCGTGTTGCACCACACCGGGTCCAACAAGGGCTCCGCGGACATGGCGTGGATGCGCAACCCGGACAGCAAGGTGTCCGCGCACTACATGCTGGACCGCGACGGGAAGATCTACCAGCTGGTGGGTGACTCGAAGCGCGCCTGGCACGCGGGCAACTCGGAGCTGCACGGCAAGCCCACGGACGTGAACGCGCGCTCCATCGGCATCGAGATCGTCAACGACGGCAGCGGCAAGACGGCCTTCACCGACGCGCAGTACAAGGCGCTGACGCAGCTCGTGGGCTACCTGAAGCAGGAGTACAAGGTGCCCGCGAACAACATCGTCGGACACAAGGACGTGGCCGTGCCCAAGGGCCGCAAGGACGACCCGGCGTCCAACTTCGACTGGTCCCGGCTGCGCAAGGGCATTGGCGGCTGA
- a CDS encoding TolC family protein, which translates to MSIRSATAALGLAAALLCPRPGGADPSRITLQDAFVLARQHAPALVEARARVKAAQGPLASAAPLLRENPQLDFQVGPRRLANGDSGLDVAVGLAQPFELGGKQGLRREAARAGLSMEEARLRDAERLVLGDVAAAYLRLLEAREHLKLVSASAEATARTVQATERRYEAGDVPAVDVNVAKVAHARARAEVQVAQGEVSALQAELEGRLGYRAGSPVTYEDDLRGLARAAPRTAPEGAGARADLVALEQEQARARAAATLGRRQVLPDVTLGARYQKEADETVFLGTLSVPLPLFARGQEARLVGEADARRAEGELRAARIVVPAQVQAATDRYRASRDALGALEEILPLLDDNEALAQRSYDAGEMDLAAFLLIRRDTLEARAAWLDGLLRVALARVQLEVETGVLP; encoded by the coding sequence GTGTCCATCCGTTCCGCGACGGCCGCCCTCGGGCTGGCCGCCGCCCTGCTCTGTCCGCGTCCAGGTGGCGCGGATCCATCCCGCATCACCCTCCAGGACGCCTTCGTCCTGGCACGCCAGCACGCCCCGGCGCTGGTGGAGGCCCGAGCGCGCGTGAAGGCCGCGCAGGGCCCCCTGGCGAGCGCCGCGCCGCTGCTGCGTGAGAACCCCCAGCTCGACTTCCAGGTCGGGCCACGCCGGCTGGCCAATGGGGACTCCGGGCTGGACGTCGCGGTGGGGCTGGCGCAGCCCTTCGAACTCGGAGGCAAGCAGGGGCTGCGAAGGGAGGCCGCGCGCGCCGGCCTCTCCATGGAGGAGGCCCGCCTGCGCGACGCGGAGCGCCTGGTGCTGGGGGACGTCGCCGCCGCCTACCTGCGCCTGCTGGAGGCCCGGGAGCACCTGAAGCTGGTGAGCGCGTCGGCGGAGGCGACGGCGCGCACGGTCCAGGCCACGGAGCGGCGCTACGAGGCCGGTGACGTACCGGCGGTGGACGTCAACGTGGCGAAGGTGGCGCATGCCCGCGCCCGCGCGGAGGTCCAGGTCGCGCAGGGCGAGGTCTCCGCGCTGCAAGCGGAGCTGGAGGGACGGCTGGGCTACCGCGCGGGCAGCCCCGTCACCTACGAGGATGATCTGCGCGGCCTCGCGCGGGCGGCTCCACGCACGGCGCCGGAGGGCGCGGGAGCGCGCGCGGACCTGGTGGCCCTGGAGCAGGAACAGGCTCGGGCACGGGCCGCCGCGACGCTGGGCCGGCGGCAGGTGCTGCCGGACGTGACGCTGGGCGCTCGCTACCAGAAGGAGGCGGACGAGACGGTGTTCCTGGGGACGCTCAGCGTGCCCCTGCCCCTCTTCGCCCGTGGGCAGGAAGCGCGCCTCGTGGGGGAAGCGGACGCCCGCCGCGCGGAAGGCGAGCTCCGCGCCGCGCGCATCGTCGTGCCCGCGCAGGTCCAGGCCGCGACGGACCGCTACCGCGCGAGCCGTGATGCCCTGGGCGCATTGGAAGAGATCCTGCCGCTGCTGGACGACAACGAAGCGCTGGCGCAGCGCTCCTACGACGCCGGCGAGATGGACCTCGCCGCGTTCCTCCTCATCCGTCGCGACACGCTGGAGGCGCGGGCCGCGTGGCTCGACGGTCTCCTGCGCGTGGCGCTTGCCCGTGTGCAGCTCGAAGTGGAAACCGGAGTCCTGCCATGA
- a CDS encoding efflux RND transporter periplasmic adaptor subunit, translating to MKPTLLLLAVLVGLTACKSSKAEHEDEHGHGNEEASPEKLHVESGDVIHVHVPQEMLRDLRVTTAKVEARPGGESVTALGELTFSEDAYAEVSSPVSARVGSVAVTTGQAVKQGQRLAELQSPELGRARADLQATQARATAARQTADRKRTLAEERIVARKDVQAAEADAAAAEAEVAAAKAALTALGAGNAGGDGTSGFVLKAPIDGTVVERTARLGQMADPSQPLFHIGDLSSLWLVVHAFERDAVRLKPGAEARVTFAAFPGQEFAAKVGHVGQRVDPRSRTIPVRLELDNGKGLLRPGMSASASIPLGEPGATLTAVPAAALQRLANGWVVFLPTAEAGVFEQREVGRGRSLGTQVEVLSGLVVGDEVVVEGAFLLKAEVEKSEGGGDEHGH from the coding sequence ATGAAGCCCACCCTGCTGCTGCTCGCCGTCCTCGTGGGCCTCACCGCCTGCAAGTCCTCCAAGGCGGAGCATGAAGACGAACACGGACACGGGAACGAAGAGGCGTCCCCGGAGAAACTCCACGTCGAGTCCGGCGACGTCATCCACGTGCACGTCCCGCAGGAGATGCTCCGCGACCTGCGCGTCACCACCGCGAAGGTGGAGGCGCGTCCGGGCGGAGAGAGCGTCACCGCGCTGGGCGAGCTGACCTTCAGCGAGGACGCCTACGCGGAGGTGTCCTCGCCCGTCTCCGCGCGCGTGGGCTCCGTCGCCGTGACGACGGGCCAGGCGGTGAAGCAGGGCCAGCGGCTGGCGGAGCTCCAGAGTCCGGAGCTGGGCCGGGCCCGCGCGGACCTCCAGGCCACGCAGGCCCGCGCCACCGCCGCCCGCCAGACCGCGGACCGCAAGCGCACGCTGGCCGAGGAGCGCATCGTCGCGCGCAAGGACGTGCAGGCCGCGGAGGCGGACGCCGCGGCGGCGGAGGCGGAGGTCGCCGCCGCGAAGGCCGCGCTGACGGCCCTGGGCGCGGGCAATGCCGGAGGCGATGGCACGTCCGGCTTCGTGCTCAAGGCGCCCATCGACGGCACCGTCGTGGAGCGCACCGCGCGGCTGGGACAGATGGCGGATCCCTCCCAGCCGCTCTTCCACATCGGCGACCTGTCGTCGCTGTGGCTCGTCGTCCACGCGTTCGAGCGGGACGCCGTGCGCCTGAAGCCCGGCGCGGAGGCGCGCGTCACCTTCGCCGCGTTCCCGGGCCAGGAGTTCGCCGCGAAGGTGGGTCACGTGGGGCAGCGGGTGGATCCGCGCAGCCGGACCATCCCTGTGCGCCTGGAGCTGGACAACGGCAAGGGACTCCTGCGGCCGGGCATGTCCGCGTCCGCTTCCATCCCGCTGGGAGAGCCGGGCGCCACGCTCACGGCGGTGCCGGCGGCGGCGCTCCAGCGGCTGGCGAACGGCTGGGTGGTGTTCCTGCCCACGGCGGAGGCCGGCGTCTTCGAGCAGCGCGAGGTGGGCCGGGGCCGCAGCCTGGGCACGCAGGTGGAGGTCCTCTCCGGGCTCGTCGTGGGTGACGAGGTCGTGGTGGAGGGCGCGTTCCTGCTCAAGGCCGAGGTGGAGAAGTCCGAGGGCGGAGGCGACGAACATGGCCACTGA